One genomic window of Polyangium aurulentum includes the following:
- a CDS encoding acyl-CoA thioesterase, producing MSQRPRVSTEEIVRAPSALYTERRHVRFQDIDAAGIIYFARVQEYFHDAFVGFCRQVGIDLPEVIAKGKWGLPLAHAEADYMLPLRFGDEIVVELVWALPSERSITLVYRARTEDGRVRAVGQMVHVCIDRETFRSMRLPDELRAVLTPDGQGPGEAEG from the coding sequence ATGAGCCAGAGGCCTCGCGTTTCGACTGAGGAGATTGTCCGCGCACCTTCGGCGCTCTACACGGAGCGCCGGCATGTCCGGTTCCAGGACATCGATGCGGCGGGGATCATCTACTTCGCCCGGGTCCAGGAGTACTTCCACGATGCCTTCGTGGGGTTCTGCCGGCAGGTGGGGATCGACTTGCCGGAGGTCATCGCGAAGGGCAAGTGGGGGCTGCCGCTCGCGCATGCCGAGGCGGACTACATGTTGCCGCTGCGGTTCGGGGACGAGATCGTCGTCGAGCTTGTGTGGGCGTTGCCGAGCGAGCGATCGATCACGCTGGTTTACCGGGCGCGCACCGAGGATGGCCGCGTGCGTGCCGTGGGGCAGATGGTGCACGTGTGCATCGATCGGGAGACGTTTCGATCGATGCGCTTGCCGGACGAGCTGCGGGCGGTGCTCACGCCGGACGGGCAGGGACCGGGCGAAGCAGAGGGGTGA
- the smc gene encoding chromosome segregation protein SMC, with translation MRIRKLEIAGFKSFVDRTVIHFDTDVIGIVGPNGCGKSNIVDSIRWCMGEQSAKHLRGRSMADVIFNGSESRGPHGMAEVTLTFDNTDPEIAQTLPIEYREYAEIAVTRRLYRDGTSEYLINKTQVRLKDVTDLFLGTGVGTKAYSIIEQGKIGLIVSARAEDRRMLIEEAAGITKYKARKKQAEQKMEQTRQNLLRIGDIVSEIQRSLASLKRQAAKAERYVAYRKEVEDLTLHEASHKLLEIIVLRQREGIARATLAETVLAARTALAARDAELEVTRLAAHESEQRAEKSQSEAFAADNEVRTYQAEIARAKDRFKHLEERRAAATIEQQDLEKTLADLKVERAELEKQLENVAAEEQRENREALEEHEMLEELRSGEKEAEAQAQSLRKRAAEAAAKVAAAEAMLTGYERRFSDMMIRRDKVEDELGRLIYEGEEHEKRKEALAVQVAELAEAKRSAIESRAQLEAEAKELRELAVTSDKQVEGAKNELNQKRSRLRALEEIHARLEGVGAGVKSLLKTKDPALAGLVADRIEAPSELTTAFAGLLGDRLQAIVVTDPERAVAMLADLAKNKQGRATLVLAQPRFVADAGASTLPEGEGVVCRLIERLRFEPADEPIVRALVGDAVVVDTAATAMRLASEGAMMPLVALDGTVVRPDGTVSGGAGDAVAAGMLEQKREMRELHDVVARLGDQVSGLLEAQAAQRQRITELTAAVDKARSDAHKSEIALVTAEKDLKRAEEQLGAAHKRKAALQRDIEEIMGALEGAGGEQEEAREKLEEGRRTREEISGQLAQSEELAAEWRERVLVQQSVVTDRKVRLARVRERASNARSTVERLARSCDELGGRIARLDSDRYDCAKGAGESAATMMIAREKLTLAAARAQAAHASLEAAKRALDEARHTLAVKEADLKGLRQQLAEATEQLRQHEMALARLDIEENHLLEGVREKFRGLHLPSVVGDYHKRQPVDAAHRARIQELTELLDRMGPVNLDAMREYAEAEERHKYYAQQKDDLDKAIDDLEKAIAQMNRESKRLFKTTFDIINAKFKVLFPKMFRGGAAELRLTNPEDMLETGIEILAQPPGKKLGNIELMSGGEKALTAVSLIFAIFQFKPSPFCVLDEVDAPLDEANVARYNEAIRGMTAHSQFILITHIKRTMQSVDVLYGVTMQEPGVSKIVSVKVNDTAKDKAEKPAAAVA, from the coding sequence ATGCGGATTCGAAAGCTCGAGATCGCCGGGTTCAAGTCGTTCGTGGACCGGACGGTGATCCACTTCGATACGGATGTCATCGGTATTGTCGGGCCGAACGGCTGCGGCAAGTCGAACATCGTCGACTCGATCCGCTGGTGCATGGGCGAGCAGAGCGCCAAGCACCTGCGCGGCCGGAGCATGGCCGACGTCATCTTCAACGGCTCGGAGTCGCGCGGGCCGCACGGCATGGCCGAGGTGACGCTCACCTTCGACAACACCGACCCCGAGATCGCCCAGACGCTGCCCATCGAGTACCGCGAGTACGCCGAGATCGCGGTCACGCGGCGCCTCTACCGCGACGGGACGAGCGAGTACCTGATCAACAAGACCCAGGTCCGCTTGAAGGACGTGACCGATCTCTTCCTCGGCACGGGCGTCGGCACCAAGGCGTACTCGATCATCGAGCAGGGCAAGATCGGCCTCATCGTCTCCGCGCGGGCCGAGGACCGGCGCATGCTCATCGAGGAGGCCGCGGGCATCACCAAGTACAAGGCCCGGAAGAAGCAGGCCGAGCAGAAGATGGAGCAGACGCGGCAGAACCTGCTGCGCATCGGCGACATCGTGAGCGAGATCCAGAGGAGCCTGGCCTCGCTCAAGCGCCAGGCGGCGAAGGCCGAGCGCTACGTCGCCTACCGCAAGGAGGTCGAGGACCTCACGCTCCACGAGGCGTCGCACAAGCTGCTCGAGATCATCGTCCTGCGGCAGCGCGAGGGCATCGCGCGCGCGACCCTGGCCGAGACCGTGCTCGCCGCCCGCACCGCGCTCGCCGCGCGCGACGCCGAGCTGGAGGTCACGCGCCTGGCAGCGCACGAGAGCGAGCAGCGGGCCGAGAAGTCGCAGAGCGAGGCCTTCGCTGCGGACAACGAGGTGCGCACGTACCAGGCCGAGATTGCGCGGGCGAAGGATCGCTTCAAGCACCTCGAGGAGCGGCGCGCGGCGGCGACGATCGAGCAGCAGGATCTCGAGAAGACGCTCGCGGATCTCAAGGTGGAGCGGGCGGAGCTGGAGAAGCAGCTCGAGAACGTGGCGGCCGAGGAGCAGCGCGAGAACCGCGAGGCGCTCGAGGAGCACGAGATGCTCGAGGAGCTGCGCTCGGGCGAGAAGGAGGCCGAGGCGCAGGCGCAGAGCCTCCGCAAGCGCGCGGCCGAGGCGGCGGCGAAGGTGGCCGCGGCCGAGGCGATGCTCACCGGCTACGAGCGGCGCTTCTCGGACATGATGATCCGCCGCGACAAGGTCGAGGACGAGCTCGGCCGGCTCATCTACGAGGGCGAGGAGCACGAGAAGCGCAAGGAAGCGCTCGCCGTGCAGGTGGCGGAGCTGGCGGAGGCGAAGCGATCGGCGATCGAGAGCCGCGCGCAGCTCGAGGCGGAGGCGAAGGAGCTGCGCGAGCTGGCGGTCACGAGCGACAAGCAGGTCGAGGGGGCGAAGAACGAGCTCAACCAGAAGCGCAGCCGGCTGCGTGCGCTCGAGGAGATCCACGCGCGGCTCGAGGGCGTGGGCGCGGGCGTGAAGAGCCTGCTGAAGACGAAGGATCCGGCGCTCGCAGGGCTCGTGGCGGACCGGATCGAGGCGCCTTCGGAGCTGACCACGGCGTTCGCGGGGCTGCTCGGCGACAGGCTGCAGGCGATCGTCGTGACGGACCCGGAGCGGGCGGTGGCGATGCTCGCGGACCTCGCGAAGAACAAGCAAGGGCGCGCGACCCTGGTGCTCGCGCAGCCGAGGTTCGTGGCGGACGCGGGGGCCTCGACGCTGCCCGAGGGCGAGGGCGTGGTCTGTCGGCTGATCGAGCGGCTGCGGTTCGAGCCGGCGGACGAGCCGATCGTGCGGGCGCTCGTGGGGGATGCGGTCGTGGTGGACACGGCGGCGACGGCGATGCGGCTCGCGAGCGAGGGGGCGATGATGCCGCTCGTCGCGCTCGACGGGACGGTGGTTCGCCCGGACGGGACGGTGAGCGGCGGGGCGGGCGACGCGGTCGCAGCGGGCATGCTCGAGCAGAAGCGCGAGATGCGCGAGCTGCACGACGTGGTGGCCAGGCTGGGCGATCAGGTCTCGGGGCTGCTCGAGGCGCAGGCGGCGCAGAGGCAGCGCATCACGGAGCTGACGGCGGCGGTCGACAAGGCGCGCAGCGACGCGCACAAGAGCGAGATCGCGCTCGTCACGGCCGAGAAGGATCTGAAGCGCGCGGAGGAGCAGCTCGGGGCGGCGCACAAGCGCAAGGCGGCGTTGCAGCGCGACATCGAGGAGATCATGGGCGCGCTCGAGGGCGCGGGCGGCGAGCAGGAGGAGGCGCGCGAGAAGCTCGAGGAGGGGCGGCGGACGCGCGAGGAGATCTCGGGGCAGCTCGCGCAGTCGGAGGAGCTCGCGGCGGAGTGGCGCGAGCGCGTGCTCGTGCAGCAGTCGGTGGTGACGGATCGCAAGGTGCGGCTCGCGCGTGTGCGTGAGCGGGCGTCGAACGCGCGCTCGACGGTGGAGCGGCTGGCGCGGTCTTGCGACGAGCTCGGTGGGCGCATCGCGCGGCTCGATTCGGATCGGTACGACTGCGCGAAGGGCGCGGGCGAGTCGGCGGCGACGATGATGATCGCGCGGGAGAAGCTGACGCTCGCGGCGGCGCGGGCGCAGGCGGCGCATGCGTCGCTCGAGGCGGCCAAGCGCGCGCTCGACGAGGCGCGGCACACGCTCGCCGTGAAGGAGGCGGATCTCAAGGGCCTGCGGCAGCAGCTCGCGGAGGCGACCGAGCAGCTACGCCAGCACGAGATGGCGCTGGCGCGGCTCGACATCGAGGAGAACCACCTCCTCGAGGGCGTGCGCGAGAAGTTCCGGGGGCTGCACCTGCCGAGCGTGGTGGGCGACTATCACAAGCGGCAGCCGGTGGACGCGGCGCATCGGGCGCGCATCCAGGAGCTGACGGAGCTGCTCGATCGCATGGGGCCGGTGAACCTCGACGCGATGCGCGAGTACGCGGAGGCCGAGGAGCGGCACAAGTACTACGCGCAGCAGAAGGACGATCTCGACAAGGCGATCGACGATCTCGAGAAGGCGATCGCGCAGATGAACCGCGAGTCGAAGCGCCTGTTCAAGACGACGTTCGACATCATCAACGCGAAGTTCAAGGTGCTGTTTCCGAAGATGTTCCGGGGAGGCGCGGCGGAGCTGCGGCTGACGAACCCCGAGGACATGCTGGAGACGGGCATCGAGATCCTGGCGCAGCCGCCGGGGAAGAAGCTCGGGAACATCGAGCTGATGAGCGGTGGGGAGAAGGCGCTGACGGCGGTGAGCCTCATCTTCGCCATCTTCCAGTTCAAGCCTTCGCCGTTCTGCGTGCTCGACGAGGTCGATGCGCCGCTCGACGAGGCGAACGTGGCTCGTTACAACGAGGCGATCCGCGGGATGACGGCGCACTCGCAGTTCATCTTGATCACGCACATCAAGCGGACGATGCAGTCCGTGGACGTGCTCTACGGCGTGACGATGCAGGAGCCGGGTGTGTCGAAGATCGTGAGCGTGAAGGTCAACGACACGGCCAAGGACAAGGCCGAGAAGCCCGCTGCCGCGGTCGCCTAA
- a CDS encoding DUF933 domain-containing protein, whose amino-acid sequence MHVGICGYPGSGKTTVFRALAPGGKADREIAYGNIKVPDERVDFLASVFNPKKTTFAEITFVDVGSGSRTGGAFPPAVLQGMRNADVIVHVVRGFENTSLTAPPDPSRDERAFDDELLLLDLGTLEKRKERFEKERKKGPEVEVNAKMIAHLEKGEPLRTLELTEDEQKAIGQGMQLLSMAPLITLYNLSEEAWNDPANAALRETKHGNAWMRMALCGSIEVEIAALPAEEQKDFLEGLGLGEPARNVFVREAYRMLDYISFLTAGADECRSWPIRRGTNAKRAAGKIHSDLERGFIRAEIYRPEDLKQFGSEAALKANGKMRLEGKDYIVKDGDVIHFRAGT is encoded by the coding sequence ATGCACGTAGGAATCTGCGGTTACCCGGGATCAGGAAAAACCACGGTCTTCCGAGCCCTCGCGCCCGGCGGCAAAGCCGACCGCGAGATCGCCTACGGCAACATCAAGGTGCCAGACGAACGCGTCGACTTCCTCGCCTCCGTCTTCAACCCGAAGAAGACGACGTTCGCCGAGATCACCTTCGTCGACGTCGGCAGCGGCTCGCGCACCGGCGGTGCATTCCCCCCCGCCGTGCTGCAAGGCATGCGCAACGCCGACGTGATCGTGCACGTGGTGCGCGGCTTCGAGAACACCTCGCTGACCGCGCCGCCCGACCCGTCCCGCGACGAGAGAGCCTTCGACGACGAGCTGCTCCTGCTCGACCTCGGCACCCTCGAAAAACGCAAGGAGCGCTTCGAAAAAGAGCGCAAAAAAGGCCCCGAGGTCGAGGTGAACGCCAAGATGATCGCCCACCTCGAGAAGGGCGAGCCGTTGCGCACCCTCGAGCTGACCGAGGACGAGCAAAAAGCGATCGGCCAGGGGATGCAGCTCCTGTCGATGGCCCCGCTCATCACGCTCTACAACCTGTCCGAAGAGGCGTGGAACGACCCGGCCAACGCCGCGCTACGCGAGACGAAGCACGGCAACGCCTGGATGCGCATGGCCCTGTGCGGCTCGATCGAGGTCGAGATCGCCGCCCTCCCCGCCGAAGAGCAAAAAGACTTCCTCGAAGGCCTCGGCCTCGGCGAGCCCGCCCGCAACGTGTTCGTGCGCGAAGCCTACCGAATGCTCGACTACATCAGCTTCCTGACCGCCGGCGCCGACGAATGCCGCTCCTGGCCCATCCGCCGCGGCACCAACGCCAAGCGCGCCGCCGGCAAGATCCACAGCGACCTCGAGCGCGGCTTCATCCGCGCCGAGATCTACCGCCCCGAAGACCTGAAACAATTCGGCTCCGAAGCCGCCCTCAAGGCCAACGGCAAGATGCGCCTCGAAGGCAAGGACTACATCGTCAAAGACGGCGACGTCATCCACTTCCGCGCCGGCACCTAG